DNA from Deltaproteobacteria bacterium:
GTGGCCTCCAATTATGTGATCCATCCTCTTGTCGGCTGGATTGCATCCGTCGATGATCTGGCCATCAATCGGACCGAAGTCAAAAAGATTATTTTAGCGCCGCTGGCACTCTTTTTTGGCCGGCGTTCAGAAGCGAGGCGATATCCTGTGGAATACGAGGGGGTAATCTACGAGACCGTGGCATTCCAATACGGCGAGCACATGATCTGGGGGGCCACCGCGAAAATGATGGAGAATTTTGTGGAGATCATGGAGGCCAACTTAGGGGCTCCGCCCCCTCAAAATCATGCGGATCTATGACTAAAATGAGTTTGGAAATTCCAGGAAGCAGATTATGCTTGCCTCACGACCAAGAAAAGACTATGGTGGTTAAATTGTCGGGACGTGGCTCAGTCTGGTAGAGCACCGCGTTCGGGACGCGGGGGTCGCTGGTTCAAATCCAGTCGTCCCGACCACCCTGTCACACCTTTCCCGCCTGGACAAGCCTCGAAAAGCATTCAAAAGAACGATCATATGCGGCCTCCGCCGCTTCAGGAAAACAGCAGGCCGGGAGTTCCCTCATCCTCAGATGATAGGCAATACACTCACAGCATATCCCTTTGCGGGGACACGGAGTATATGTGCAATTGCATGTTTGTAGATTCTTTTGGCTGTTGCATTCCATCAGGCGTACCTCCTGAGGTGCTCAATAAAAACACCCGATGCATACTCATTATATGTCTGGAATTCAGAATAACTGCTGAAATAAAAAGGGTTTTTGGCATGGCTTTTGAGTGCCGTGGGATCCGGAATGATGGAAATGGTGACATATGGCCAGGGGACGCCGTCTTCCACTATTTCCCTAACGCCTTGATAAAATTGGGGTGAAGCGCCCGACATACGAATCAATACTGAGTATAGCCGCTTCTTGGGGGGGACGTCAAATTTTTCTTGACAAACGCGTTCAATTATTGAACCATCTTTTGCTGGTTGCTTGAAATTTAAAAGAAAACTGAGTTGCTGAGGGTTGGAGAGGGTATTGGGCGACATGAATGGATAAGCAGGATATTCATAT
Protein-coding regions in this window:
- a CDS encoding DUF6485 family protein; amino-acid sequence: MECNSQKNLQTCNCTYTPCPRKGICCECIAYHLRMRELPACCFPEAAEAAYDRSFECFSRLVQAGKV